The Kordia sp. SMS9 DNA window TTAAGATATAAACCGAATTATTAACATTTATTTTTGATTTTCTTTGAAGTATCTCAAAAGATTTGCTGTAGAAGCGTCATGTTCCGCAATTTCAGGACTCTTAATGTCTGTTAAAATTTTTGTGGCGAGTTGTTTTCCAAGTTCAACTCCCCATTGATCATAACTAAAAATATTCCAAATAACACCTTGTACAAATATTTTGTGTTCGTATAAAGCGATCAATGCTCCTAAACTTTCTGGCGTAAGCTTATCTATTAAAATAGTATTGGTAGGTTTGTTACCTTCAAATAGTTTGTATGGAAGTAATTTTTCTATTTGTGAAGCTTCCATTCCTTTTGCCGTAAGTTCTTCTACAACCTCTTCTTTTGTTTTTCCGTTTAACAACGCTTCTGTTTGTGCAAAGAAGTTTGCCATTAATTTATCGTGATGGTCTGTATTTCCATGTAACGATTGTACATATCCAATAAAGTCTGCCGGAATGAGCTTGGTTCCTTGATGAATTAATTGAAAGAACGCATGTTGTGAGTTGGTTCCAGGTTCACCCCAAATTAAGGTTCCTGTTTCGTAGTTGACACGATTTCCCGCTCTGTCCACACTTTTGCCATTACTTTCCATGATGCCTTGTTGCAAATATGCCGCAAATTGGTGTAAGTATTGTGTGTATGGAATGATGGCTTCACTTTCAGCACCATAAAAATTATTGTACCAAACACTTAGTAATGCCAATACCACAGGAATATTTTCATCAAACGAAGCGGTTTTAAAATGTGTATCCATTTCGTGTGCGCCTTTTAACAACTTGTCAAAGTTATCATAGCCAGTTGCCAAACTAATGGTTAAACCAACGGCACTCCATAAAGAAAAACGTCCGCCAACCCAATTCCACATTGGGAATACGTTATCGGATGCAATTCCGAATTCGTTAATTTTTTCTAAATTGGTTGACACTGCCACAAAGTGCTTTGCAACCGCAGCTTCTGAAGCATGTGTTAAAAACCATGTACGAATGGTCATTGCATTCGTTAAAGTTTCCTGCGTTGTAAATGTTTTAGAAACAATCACAAATAAGGTCGTTTCAGGATTTAGATTT harbors:
- the pgi gene encoding glucose-6-phosphate isomerase — its product is MLTNINPTETEVWNTLQEHFHATKSFAMKDYFSTDAQRADRFTIKWKDFYVDYSKNRITQETMDLLLKLAEEVNLKENIEKYFGGDSINETEGRAVLHTALREKESSEVLVDGKNVIPEIYKVKQQIKKFSEAIISGDKKGHTGKAFTDIVNIGIGGSDLGPVMVTEALQYYKNHLNVHFVSNVDGDHAQEIIKNLNPETTLFVIVSKTFTTQETLTNAMTIRTWFLTHASEAAVAKHFVAVSTNLEKINEFGIASDNVFPMWNWVGGRFSLWSAVGLTISLATGYDNFDKLLKGAHEMDTHFKTASFDENIPVVLALLSVWYNNFYGAESEAIIPYTQYLHQFAAYLQQGIMESNGKSVDRAGNRVNYETGTLIWGEPGTNSQHAFFQLIHQGTKLIPADFIGYVQSLHGNTDHHDKLMANFFAQTEALLNGKTKEEVVEELTAKGMEASQIEKLLPYKLFEGNKPTNTILIDKLTPESLGALIALYEHKIFVQGVIWNIFSYDQWGVELGKQLATKILTDIKSPEIAEHDASTANLLRYFKENQK